The Amblyomma americanum isolate KBUSLIRL-KWMA chromosome 6, ASM5285725v1, whole genome shotgun sequence genome has a window encoding:
- the LOC144094364 gene encoding uncharacterized protein LOC144094364 yields MAPPGRSRSPITPTTPLFVIMAPPRDPGTFSGTDGSDVEDWINLYERVSNYNRWDPTLMLANVIFYLNGTARVWYETHEEELTSWDTFKEKLKTLFGRPDDRQLAAKKQLATRAQYSTESYVAYIQDILALCHKVDSAMSETDKVGHVLKGIADDASHLLVCKYCTSIDSIINECRRFDQVKGRRISPSFSRLPNTAATSSCEDHRSPSRTPSDAPAVTDSVTRIVRRELEALAPVISPPSVPDTTLPAVSLIQAVVRQEFAHQNLAPAVCAIRSPDTPQPPPCAFRRTYYSLPRSRNPNDWRTADDRPICFRCSRIGHIARHCRSPWSSTPRNVFPSFYSPASSHNFSTRAPSEPSAPAQ; encoded by the coding sequence atggctccacccggccggtCAAGGAGCCCCATTACCCCCACTACCCCTCTTTTCGTCATCATGGCTCCTCCTCGTGACCCCGGCACGTTTTCCGGCACAGATGGctcggacgtcgaagactggattaacctctacgagcgtgtcagcaactacaacaggtgggaccctacgctaatgctcgcgaacgtcatcttttacctcaatggcacggcgcgcgtatggtacgagacccacgaggaagagctaacaagttgggacacctttaaggaaaagttgaagacgcttttcggtagacctgatgaccgccagctcgccgccaagaaacagctggctactcgagcacaatattctaccgagagctacgtggcctacattcaggacatcttggcgctttgtcacaaggtcgactccgcaatgagtgagaccgataaagtgggtcacgtgctcaaaggcattgccgacgatgcgtcccacttgcttgtttgcaaatactgtacctcaattgactccatcataaacgagtgccgtcgatttgatcaagtcaaaggccgccgcatttcgccgtcgttttctcgccttcccaacacggccgcgacatcttcctgtgaggaccaccgatcaccatcccgcacgccctcggacgcccctgccgtcaccgattcagtcacccggatcgtccgacgtgaactggaggccctcgcacctgtgatatccccgccctccgtccctgatacaaccctgcccgctgtgtcgctgattcaggccgtcgtgcggcaggaaTTCGCTCATCAGAACCTCGCTCcggcagtgtgcgccatcagaagcccggacaccccccagccccctccctgtgcttttcgtcgcacctattattctctgccccgttcccgcaatcccaatgactggcgcacggcggacgaccgtcccatttgcttccggtgctctcgcattggccacatcgcccgtcattgccgcagtccatggtcttcaacgccccgcaacgtcttcccctccttctacagtcccgcctcatcccacaacttctcgacccgcgccccgtccgaaccgtctgcaccagcc